One Rickettsia prowazekii str. Breinl genomic region harbors:
- the hisS gene encoding histidine--tRNA ligase, with the protein MIENLQPLRGMKDLLPNDYQIHNYIINKARDVGALYGYKQMSTPILEYTKVFNRSMGESSDVMSKEIYSFVDKSNNAVALRPEFTSGIIRSFISNGLQHKLPLKFFSTGPVFRYDRPQAGRQRQFHQLNYEYLGAKGAITDAETVKLAVDILKALEIEEDTTLELNSLGCHESRIVYQQKLVEYLNDFKDQLSGESRLRLNKNPMRILDSKSEIDQKIIAHAPILSEYHTNESKKYFDELQKYLDILGIKYSVNPRLVRGLDYYCHTVFEFTTKKLGSQSTILAGGRYDMLSRIMGNYDVHAIGFAAGIERIALMREYKISVIKPVFVLPIGKNNICYALDIVDKLRLQNIVSIIDPIGKIAKRIQRVLNEDAKFIIFIGDEEKMNNNLKFKDLKNQKEYIIDFEKVLELLKQ; encoded by the coding sequence ATGATTGAAAATCTTCAACCACTCCGAGGCATGAAAGATCTTTTGCCAAATGATTATCAAATTCACAACTATATAATTAATAAGGCAAGAGATGTTGGAGCATTGTATGGTTATAAGCAAATGAGTACACCAATACTCGAATATACCAAAGTCTTTAATCGTTCTATGGGTGAAAGCTCTGATGTAATGAGTAAAGAGATCTATAGTTTTGTAGATAAAAGTAATAATGCTGTAGCCCTTCGGCCTGAATTTACATCAGGTATTATCAGAAGTTTTATTTCAAACGGTTTACAGCATAAACTCCCTCTTAAGTTTTTTTCTACCGGTCCTGTTTTCCGATATGATAGACCGCAAGCAGGGCGTCAAAGACAATTTCATCAACTGAATTACGAATATCTTGGAGCTAAAGGCGCTATTACAGATGCCGAAACTGTGAAGTTAGCAGTAGATATACTTAAAGCACTTGAAATAGAGGAGGATACTACATTAGAACTTAACTCTCTTGGATGTCATGAATCAAGGATTGTTTATCAACAAAAGTTGGTAGAATATCTAAATGATTTTAAAGATCAATTATCGGGAGAAAGTAGACTAAGATTAAATAAAAATCCTATGAGAATTCTTGATTCAAAAAGTGAAATCGATCAAAAAATAATAGCTCATGCTCCTATTTTATCTGAATATCATACTAATGAATCTAAAAAATATTTTGATGAATTACAAAAATATCTTGATATTTTAGGTATAAAATATAGCGTAAATCCACGTTTAGTTAGAGGGCTTGATTATTATTGTCACACTGTTTTTGAGTTTACTACAAAAAAGCTAGGGAGTCAATCTACTATTCTTGCAGGAGGTCGTTATGACATGCTTAGCCGCATTATGGGTAATTATGATGTACATGCTATAGGGTTTGCTGCTGGTATCGAGAGAATTGCTTTGATGCGAGAATATAAGATATCTGTAATAAAGCCGGTATTTGTATTACCAATAGGTAAAAATAATATTTGCTATGCTTTAGATATTGTAGATAAATTACGTTTACAAAATATTGTTTCTATAATAGACCCCATAGGTAAAATAGCTAAAAGAATACAACGTGTTCTTAATGAAGATGCAAAATTTATTATTTTCATAGGTGATGAAGAAAAGATGAATAATAACCTCAAATTTAAAGATCTCAAAAACCAAAAAGAATATATAATAGATTTTGAAAAAGTTCTTGAGTTATTGAAGCAATAA
- a CDS encoding amino acid permease: MSFLRKKSFESVKEIGSSSGLSKTLGAFDLILLGLGAMIGTGVFVVTGIIAAKFSGPAVMISYMIAGITCIFVALVYTELAAMLPTSGSIYTYSYVAFGEVFAWMIGSVIILELGVSAGIVAAGWSGYVQGILEAGGIYLPKVLTTVPSNGGVINLPAFLISAFIGFILFLGTKDSKKINAILVFIKMVAIFAFVLAAAPHFDATNWSNFMPFGFGSVVMGSSILFLAFTGFGTIATAAEECKNPKRDIVIGIIGSLILTTLVYVIMSGLVTGIAPFDQLNNDRPLAYALTINNSKIGSAIVSTGAVCGMMTVLMMNIYGTSRIFYAIARDGLLPKSFAKLHPKYDSPYITIIIFSALAAFLGGFCPTEIITQLTSMGALIDYIAVAIIVMMFRIKLPTAQRAFKCPIVFIIAPFILFACIYLLLTQMYGDEIYKGNFNLLTSGRVLIYWFITIFILYLVRSFFMGKEQH; the protein is encoded by the coding sequence ATGAGTTTTTTAAGGAAAAAAAGTTTTGAATCGGTCAAAGAGATAGGTAGTTCAAGTGGCCTTAGTAAGACACTTGGAGCATTTGATTTAATATTACTAGGTCTTGGGGCTATGATCGGTACTGGTGTATTCGTTGTTACTGGTATAATTGCAGCTAAATTTTCAGGTCCGGCGGTGATGATATCTTATATGATTGCCGGTATTACGTGTATCTTTGTAGCACTTGTTTATACTGAACTTGCTGCAATGCTCCCAACTTCTGGAAGTATTTACACTTATTCTTATGTTGCATTCGGTGAAGTATTCGCTTGGATGATAGGTAGCGTTATAATATTAGAGCTTGGAGTATCTGCTGGTATAGTAGCAGCTGGATGGTCCGGCTATGTACAAGGAATATTAGAGGCTGGAGGAATATATTTACCAAAAGTATTAACTACTGTACCTTCAAATGGTGGTGTAATAAATTTACCTGCATTTTTAATTTCAGCATTTATTGGGTTTATTTTATTTTTAGGCACTAAAGATAGTAAAAAAATAAATGCTATTTTGGTTTTTATAAAAATGGTAGCAATATTCGCTTTTGTTTTGGCAGCTGCTCCACATTTTGATGCTACTAATTGGAGTAATTTTATGCCGTTTGGTTTCGGTAGTGTTGTGATGGGTTCTTCTATTTTGTTTCTTGCTTTTACAGGTTTTGGAACAATTGCAACTGCAGCTGAAGAATGTAAAAATCCAAAGCGGGATATAGTAATTGGTATTATAGGATCATTAATTTTAACTACTTTAGTATATGTTATTATGTCAGGATTAGTCACTGGTATAGCTCCTTTTGATCAATTAAATAATGATCGTCCACTTGCTTATGCCTTAACTATTAATAATAGTAAAATTGGTTCAGCGATTGTTTCAACAGGAGCTGTTTGTGGTATGATGACGGTGTTGATGATGAATATTTATGGTACTTCTCGTATTTTTTATGCTATTGCACGTGATGGTTTACTTCCTAAGAGTTTTGCAAAGCTTCATCCAAAATATGATAGCCCATATATTACAATTATAATATTTTCTGCACTTGCAGCATTTTTAGGAGGTTTTTGTCCTACTGAAATTATAACACAATTAACTTCAATGGGGGCACTTATTGATTATATTGCTGTAGCAATAATAGTAATGATGTTTAGGATAAAATTACCAACTGCTCAAAGAGCATTTAAATGTCCTATAGTATTTATTATTGCACCGTTTATTTTATTTGCTTGTATCTATCTATTACTTACCCAAATGTATGGTGATGAAATATATAAAGGAAACTTTAATCTATTAACATCAGGTCGAGTATTAATATATTGGTTTATTACAATATTTATATTATATCTTGTAAGATCATTTTTTATGGGAAAAGAACAACATTAA
- the mnmA gene encoding tRNA 2-thiouridine(34) synthase MnmA, with protein MATIVVAMSGGVDSSAVAAMLHEQGHNVIGITLQLYDYGIAVGKKNACCAGQDIYDAKMVANKLGIPHYVLDYENKFKESVIDNFVDSYLHGETPLPCVQCNKSVKFRDLINTAKELGADKLATGHYVRKINGYNGAELHTGLDTTKDQSYFLFTITREQLEYLSFPLGGFTKYETRKLASKFGLDIADKPDSQDICFVPDGNYKTVINKIRPEANTSGKIVHINGFELGEHSGIINYTIGQRRGLGIAYNEPLYVVKIDPSNNIVYVGQESALHVHEFIIKDVNWLADEIKDHEKLAVDVKIRSTRPPCHAEISKLCNDRIKVKFLSKEKAVAPGQACVIYAGERVLGGGWITSNIS; from the coding sequence ATGGCTACTATAGTTGTTGCAATGTCAGGTGGTGTTGATAGTTCAGCGGTTGCAGCAATGTTGCATGAGCAGGGACATAATGTTATAGGTATTACCTTGCAGTTATATGATTACGGTATTGCAGTAGGTAAAAAAAATGCATGTTGTGCTGGTCAGGATATTTACGATGCTAAAATGGTAGCAAATAAGTTAGGTATTCCTCATTATGTACTTGATTATGAGAACAAATTTAAAGAGTCTGTGATAGATAATTTTGTTGATAGCTATTTACATGGCGAAACACCACTGCCATGCGTGCAATGTAATAAGTCAGTGAAATTTAGAGATCTAATTAATACGGCTAAGGAACTTGGCGCAGATAAGCTGGCTACAGGTCATTATGTACGGAAAATCAACGGTTATAATGGCGCAGAATTGCATACAGGGCTTGATACAACAAAAGATCAAAGTTATTTTTTATTTACTATAACTAGAGAGCAACTTGAATACTTAAGCTTTCCTTTAGGTGGGTTTACTAAGTATGAAACACGAAAGCTTGCTAGTAAATTTGGACTTGATATAGCAGATAAACCTGATAGTCAAGATATTTGTTTTGTACCTGACGGAAATTATAAGACTGTAATAAATAAAATACGTCCTGAAGCAAACACAAGTGGTAAGATTGTTCACATAAATGGGTTTGAGTTAGGGGAGCATAGTGGTATAATTAATTATACTATAGGACAACGTCGAGGTCTTGGTATAGCTTATAATGAACCTTTATATGTAGTAAAGATTGATCCTAGCAATAATATAGTATATGTAGGTCAGGAGTCTGCATTACATGTACATGAATTTATCATTAAAGATGTGAATTGGCTTGCTGATGAGATTAAAGATCATGAAAAGTTAGCAGTAGATGTGAAAATTCGTTCAACAAGACCGCCATGCCACGCTGAAATCAGTAAGCTTTGCAATGATAGAATTAAAGTAAAATTTTTATCTAAAGAAAAAGCTGTAGCGCCGGGGCAAGCATGCGTTATTTATGCAGGTGAAAGAGTACTAGGTGGCGGGTGGATCACTAGCAATATAAGCTAA
- a CDS encoding cytochrome c oxidase assembly protein: MSKKSNKNLAFSLLGLMMSMVLLSFASVPIYNLFCKVTGYGGTTIKETVSVYSKVKGTKAIIIEFDANVDPNLPWHFIPRQKRVQIVPGQNTLVFYEAENLSNKDIIGTSIYNVTPNKAGKYFVKIHCFCFEEQLLKAREKVLMPVTFYIDNDFERDPEMENIKVITLSYSFFKIREL; this comes from the coding sequence ATGTCTAAAAAATCCAATAAAAATTTAGCCTTTTCATTGCTGGGGTTAATGATGAGTATGGTGTTATTGAGTTTTGCGTCCGTACCTATATATAACTTATTTTGTAAAGTTACTGGTTATGGTGGTACTACTATTAAAGAAACAGTTAGTGTATATTCTAAGGTAAAAGGTACTAAAGCTATAATTATTGAGTTTGATGCTAATGTTGATCCAAATCTACCTTGGCATTTTATCCCAAGGCAGAAAAGAGTTCAAATTGTCCCGGGACAGAATACACTAGTGTTCTATGAAGCAGAAAATCTAAGCAATAAGGATATAATAGGTACATCGATATATAATGTTACTCCAAATAAAGCAGGGAAATATTTCGTAAAAATTCATTGTTTTTGTTTTGAAGAACAATTATTAAAAGCTAGGGAAAAAGTTTTAATGCCTGTTACATTTTATATAGATAATGATTTTGAGCGTGATCCTGAAATGGAAAACATTAAAGTAATTACTTTATCTTATAGTTTTTTTAAAATAAGAGAATTATAG
- the rpoH gene encoding RNA polymerase sigma factor RpoH gives MTNNINALAISSESGFYSYLQKINKIPSLTQEEEFLLAKSYLEENDLQAAHKLVTSHLKLVAKIASSYKTYGLPITELVSEGNIGLMQAVKKFNPELGFRLSTYAMWWIKASIQEYILKSWSLVKMGTTAAQKKLFFSLNKVKHKITNLYSRAITTDDFAQIADELGVSVNEVSEMNTRISGPDLSLNNSINSDDVESGELIELLPELRPTPEAMAINKQNYTSKRKLLSNAMQILNDRELRILKDRKLTDTPKTLDILSSEYNISKERIRQIENTAFEKIKKFILNNNREIA, from the coding sequence ATGACTAATAATATTAATGCATTAGCAATTTCTAGTGAATCAGGATTTTATAGCTATTTACAAAAAATCAATAAAATACCTTCACTTACTCAAGAAGAAGAATTTTTATTGGCTAAATCTTATTTAGAGGAAAATGATTTACAAGCTGCACATAAATTAGTAACGAGTCATCTTAAACTTGTTGCAAAAATTGCAAGCAGCTACAAAACTTACGGTCTTCCTATTACCGAATTGGTTTCAGAAGGTAATATAGGATTAATGCAGGCAGTAAAAAAATTCAATCCGGAACTTGGTTTTCGCCTTTCAACATATGCGATGTGGTGGATTAAAGCATCTATACAAGAATATATATTAAAATCTTGGTCATTAGTAAAAATGGGAACAACAGCAGCACAAAAAAAATTATTTTTTAGTCTTAATAAAGTGAAGCATAAAATTACTAATTTATACTCAAGGGCTATTACTACTGATGATTTTGCACAAATAGCAGATGAGTTAGGCGTTTCAGTGAATGAGGTGTCGGAGATGAATACTAGAATTTCAGGTCCTGATTTGTCGTTAAATAACTCTATCAATAGTGATGATGTAGAATCAGGCGAATTAATAGAACTATTACCGGAACTACGGCCTACTCCTGAAGCTATGGCAATTAACAAGCAAAATTACACAAGTAAAAGAAAATTACTATCAAATGCTATGCAGATTTTAAATGATAGGGAATTACGTATTTTAAAAGATCGTAAATTAACAGATACTCCTAAAACTCTAGATATTTTAAGCAGTGAGTATAATATTTCGAAGGAACGTATTAGACAAATAGAAAATACAGCTTTTGAAAAAATAAAAAAGTTTATTTTAAACAATAATAGAGAAATCGCTTAA
- the tolB gene encoding Tol-Pal system beta propeller repeat protein TolB, which yields MRNIVYFILTLFSLTSYALETINIEHGRVDPTPIAVNKFNADSSNNDLVGRDVVKVISNDLKISGLFRPISSASFIEEQTGIKYKPLFAAWRQINASLLVNGEVKTLENGKLKISFILWDTFLEKQLTGALFEVPTKLWRRAAHKIADKIYEKITGDPGYFDTKIVYVSESTVLPKIKRIALMDYDGANNKYLTNGKSLVLTPRFAHSADKIFYVSYATKSRALVYEKDLKTGKESVVGDFVGISFAPRFSPDGKKAVMSIAKNGSTHIYEIDLATKQLNKLTNGFGINTSPSYSPDGKKIVFNSDKNGVPQLYIMNSDGSDVQRISFGVGSYASPSWSPRGDYIAFTKIIRQDGEKTFNIGIMKAYPQDHGNSERIITSGYLVDSPCWSPNGRVIMFSKGWPSKANAPGKNKIFTIDLTGHNEREIITPADASDPEWSGILN from the coding sequence GTGAGAAATATTGTATATTTTATCCTAACATTATTTAGTTTGACTAGTTATGCACTTGAAACAATAAATATTGAGCATGGTCGAGTTGATCCTACGCCTATAGCAGTAAATAAATTTAATGCTGATAGTTCTAATAATGATTTAGTAGGTCGTGATGTTGTTAAAGTCATCTCTAATGATTTAAAGATTTCTGGATTATTTCGTCCTATTTCCTCTGCATCTTTTATAGAAGAGCAGACAGGAATCAAGTATAAACCACTTTTTGCTGCATGGCGTCAAATTAATGCTAGTCTTTTAGTAAACGGTGAAGTTAAAACACTAGAAAACGGTAAACTTAAAATTAGCTTTATATTATGGGATACGTTCCTTGAAAAGCAACTTACTGGGGCACTTTTTGAAGTACCGACAAAATTATGGAGAAGAGCAGCACATAAAATTGCTGATAAAATTTATGAAAAAATCACAGGTGATCCAGGTTATTTTGATACCAAGATAGTATATGTATCAGAAAGTACTGTGTTACCAAAAATAAAACGAATTGCTTTGATGGATTATGATGGTGCTAATAATAAATACCTTACCAATGGGAAATCACTAGTTTTAACGCCAAGATTTGCTCATTCAGCTGATAAAATTTTTTATGTTTCATATGCTACTAAAAGTAGAGCTCTAGTTTATGAAAAAGATTTAAAAACAGGTAAAGAAAGTGTAGTAGGCGATTTTGTTGGTATATCTTTTGCGCCTAGATTCTCACCGGACGGTAAGAAAGCTGTAATGTCTATAGCTAAAAATGGCTCAACTCATATTTATGAAATTGACCTTGCTACTAAACAGCTTAATAAATTAACTAATGGATTTGGTATTAATACATCTCCTAGCTATTCACCGGATGGTAAAAAAATTGTATTTAATTCAGATAAAAACGGTGTGCCTCAGTTGTATATTATGAATTCGGACGGAAGTGATGTGCAACGTATTAGTTTTGGTGTTGGTTCTTACGCATCTCCTAGCTGGTCGCCTAGAGGCGACTATATAGCATTTACTAAGATTATTAGGCAAGATGGAGAAAAAACCTTTAATATTGGAATTATGAAAGCATATCCACAAGATCATGGGAATAGTGAAAGAATCATAACAAGCGGATATTTAGTTGATAGTCCTTGTTGGTCGCCTAACGGACGAGTTATTATGTTTTCTAAAGGTTGGCCATCTAAAGCTAATGCTCCTGGAAAAAACAAAATTTTTACAATTGATTTGACTGGTCATAATGAGAGAGAAATTATAACACCAGCAGATGCGTCTGATCCAGAATGGTCAGGTATTCTGAACTAA
- the thyX gene encoding FAD-dependent thymidylate synthase — MHNTTKRVTVPALEAMLYETIKVLDHGFIRVIDYMGDDSSIVQAARVSYGKGTKQLNQDKGLINYLLRHYHTTPFEMCDIKFHIKLPIFIARQWIRHRTASVNEYSARYSILGNEFYLPDPANIASQSVVNKQCRAGDSVPKKVSEKVLAILEEDARRCYRHYKELMNADEDGNILDENVSGIARELARINLTLNYYTEWYWKINLHNLLHFLRLRTDPKAQYEIRVYAEKILDIVKAWVPFTYEAFEEYRLQGANISRKGLEVIKRMIKGEKVIHETSGMNKREWEELVKIFR, encoded by the coding sequence ATGCACAATACGACAAAAAGAGTAACAGTACCAGCACTTGAAGCAATGTTATATGAGACTATCAAAGTTTTAGATCATGGTTTTATTAGGGTAATCGATTATATGGGTGATGATAGTTCGATAGTACAGGCAGCTCGTGTTTCTTATGGTAAAGGTACTAAGCAGTTAAACCAAGATAAAGGATTAATAAATTACTTGCTGCGTCATTATCATACGACACCTTTTGAGATGTGTGACATCAAATTTCACATTAAATTACCTATATTTATTGCACGGCAGTGGATTAGGCATAGGACTGCTAGTGTTAACGAATATTCAGCAAGGTATTCTATTTTAGGAAATGAATTTTATTTACCTGACCCTGCCAATATTGCTTCTCAATCTGTTGTAAATAAACAATGTAGAGCAGGGGATAGCGTACCGAAAAAAGTATCTGAAAAAGTTCTCGCAATTTTAGAAGAAGATGCTAGACGGTGCTACAGGCATTATAAGGAGCTCATGAATGCTGATGAAGATGGAAATATCCTAGATGAGAATGTTTCAGGCATAGCAAGAGAACTTGCTCGTATTAATTTAACTTTGAATTATTATACGGAATGGTATTGGAAGATTAATTTACATAATTTGCTTCATTTTTTAAGATTACGAACTGATCCTAAGGCACAATATGAAATTAGAGTTTATGCCGAAAAGATACTTGACATAGTAAAAGCTTGGGTACCTTTTACTTACGAAGCGTTTGAAGAGTATCGTTTGCAAGGCGCGAATATTTCACGTAAAGGTTTAGAGGTAATTAAAAGAATGATAAAAGGTGAAAAAGTGATCCATGAAACTAGTGGTATGAATAAAAGAGAATGGGAGGAATTGGTAAAGATTTTTAGGTAG
- a CDS encoding murein hydrolase activator EnvC family protein: MKYPVVLSLVVCFCLVSCVDQPPAPIDYKVGDVTGNNHFTELDHDEGMIIQRNIEDTSISGKVSDQLEELKAKMIEDDNDYIEMSMSRHGDEAVIEQLNFVTPLNGVIINEFKVGKSKGIDIAVQEYSAVKSVAAGTVIYSGYNKQFGNLVIVKLDADDLEVAYARLDDLLLKKGDKIAKNSIVGHVEHQLYFAMRKNKIAIDPSKYIEF; encoded by the coding sequence ATGAAATATCCTGTTGTATTAAGTCTAGTTGTATGTTTTTGTTTAGTTTCTTGTGTTGATCAGCCACCTGCTCCAATCGATTATAAAGTAGGCGATGTAACTGGAAATAATCATTTTACAGAACTAGATCACGATGAGGGAATGATAATTCAAAGAAATATCGAAGATACTTCTATATCAGGAAAAGTTAGTGATCAGCTCGAAGAGCTAAAGGCAAAAATGATAGAAGATGATAATGATTATATTGAGATGTCTATGTCTAGGCATGGAGATGAAGCAGTGATAGAACAATTAAACTTTGTAACACCATTAAATGGGGTAATTATTAATGAGTTTAAAGTTGGTAAAAGTAAAGGGATAGATATTGCTGTTCAAGAATATAGTGCAGTAAAATCAGTTGCTGCAGGAACGGTAATATATTCGGGCTATAATAAGCAATTCGGTAATTTAGTAATAGTTAAATTAGATGCAGACGATTTAGAAGTAGCATATGCGCGTTTAGATGATTTATTACTTAAAAAAGGTGATAAAATTGCTAAAAATAGTATTGTTGGACACGTCGAACATCAGTTATATTTTGCGATGCGTAAAAACAAAATAGCTATTGATCCAAGCAAATATATAGAATTTTAA
- the rpiB gene encoding ribose 5-phosphate isomerase B, with amino-acid sequence MKTYNIVIASDHSGYELKSKIINYLEQKCLNIYDCGTQDTQTVDYPDYAKKVVDIIIEKAAPIGILISDTGIGMSIAANRSSEIRAALCNDILTAENAKAHNDANILILGAKSVDNKIVFNIIDKFLTTKFEGGRHSTRLSKIK; translated from the coding sequence ATGAAAACTTATAATATAGTCATAGCTAGTGATCACTCCGGTTATGAGCTTAAGTCTAAAATTATAAATTATTTAGAGCAAAAATGTCTCAATATTTATGACTGTGGAACGCAGGATACACAAACTGTTGATTATCCAGATTATGCTAAAAAAGTAGTCGATATTATTATTGAAAAAGCAGCTCCTATCGGTATTTTAATTAGTGATACTGGAATAGGTATGTCTATAGCTGCCAATCGTAGCTCAGAAATAAGGGCAGCTTTATGCAATGATATATTAACTGCTGAAAATGCTAAAGCTCATAATGACGCTAATATTTTGATACTCGGGGCAAAAAGTGTAGATAACAAAATAGTATTTAATATTATAGATAAGTTTTTAACCACTAAATTTGAAGGGGGAAGACATAGCACACGATTATCAAAAATAAAGTAG